One genomic window of Elaeis guineensis isolate ETL-2024a chromosome 2, EG11, whole genome shotgun sequence includes the following:
- the LOC109505636 gene encoding small ribosomal subunit protein eS30z/eS30y/eS30x yields the protein MGKVHGSLARAGKVRGQTPKVAKQDKKKKPRGRAYKRMQYNRRFVTAVVGFGRKRGPNSSEK from the exons ATGG GGAAGGTGCACGGATCTCTGGCTCGTGCTGGGAAGGTGAGAGGGCAGACGCCCAAGGTCGCGAAGCAGGACAAGAAGAAGAAGCCCCGCGGCAGGGCTTACAAGCGCATGCAGTACAACCGCCGCTTCGTCACCGCCG TTGTTGGATTCGGGAGGAAGCGAGGGCCCAACTCATCCGAGAAGTAA
- the LOC105036566 gene encoding uncharacterized protein isoform X2 — translation MVFYMLSFTAELENLTNLQPRGGCDDPNYPYYFKVKCENCGEVSQKETCVTMSESVPLPNGKGTVNLVQKCKLCGREGSIQMIPGHGQPLTHELSQHELNTRLMVLDCRGFEPVDFSFGDGWKAESTSGTPFEVDLSGGEFADYDEKGECPVGVTNLRAMFTVVKKQKRWCGTAFV, via the exons ATGGTTTTTTACATGCTCTCCTTCACGGCGGAGCTGGAGAACCTCACCAATCTCCAGCCCCGCGGCGGCTGCGACGATCCCAACTACCCTTACTACTTCAAG GTGAAATGCGAGAACTGCGGGGAGGTAAGCCAGAAGGAGACGTGCGTGACGATGTCCGAATCGGTCCCTCTCCCCAATGGAAAGGGAACTGTCAATCTCGTGCAGAAG TGCAAGCTATGTGGGAGGGAAGGATCCATTCAGATGATTCCTGGGCACGGTCAGCCattgactcatgaacttagtcaGCATGAATTGAACACCAGATTGATGGTTTTGGACTGCAGAGGCTTTGAACCTGTTGATTTCTCTTTTGGTGATGGATGGAAGGCTGAATCT ACAAGTGGCACTCCATTTGAAGTGGATCTATCTGGAGGGGAGTTTGCAGACTATGATGAGAAGGGAGAATGTCCAGTTGGGGTAACCAATCTTCGGGCAATGTTTACAGTG GTAAAGAAGCAAAAGCGATGGTGCGGGACAGCTTTTGTTTGA
- the LOC105036566 gene encoding uncharacterized protein isoform X1, with protein MVFYMLSFTAELENLTNLQPRGGCDDPNYPYYFKVKCENCGEVSQKETCVTMSESVPLPNGKGTVNLVQKDYRNTLWDYGVKHQAPMHMAMHFFIGSRCKLCGREGSIQMIPGHGQPLTHELSQHELNTRLMVLDCRGFEPVDFSFGDGWKAESTSGTPFEVDLSGGEFADYDEKGECPVGVTNLRAMFTVVKKQKRWCGTAFV; from the exons ATGGTTTTTTACATGCTCTCCTTCACGGCGGAGCTGGAGAACCTCACCAATCTCCAGCCCCGCGGCGGCTGCGACGATCCCAACTACCCTTACTACTTCAAG GTGAAATGCGAGAACTGCGGGGAGGTAAGCCAGAAGGAGACGTGCGTGACGATGTCCGAATCGGTCCCTCTCCCCAATGGAAAGGGAACTGTCAATCTCGTGCAGAAG GATTACCGCAATACACTGTGGGATTATGGTGTGAAGCACCAAGCCCCCATGCACATGGCAATGCACTTTTTCATTGGTAGCAGG TGCAAGCTATGTGGGAGGGAAGGATCCATTCAGATGATTCCTGGGCACGGTCAGCCattgactcatgaacttagtcaGCATGAATTGAACACCAGATTGATGGTTTTGGACTGCAGAGGCTTTGAACCTGTTGATTTCTCTTTTGGTGATGGATGGAAGGCTGAATCT ACAAGTGGCACTCCATTTGAAGTGGATCTATCTGGAGGGGAGTTTGCAGACTATGATGAGAAGGGAGAATGTCCAGTTGGGGTAACCAATCTTCGGGCAATGTTTACAGTG GTAAAGAAGCAAAAGCGATGGTGCGGGACAGCTTTTGTTTGA
- the LOC140855395 gene encoding uncharacterized protein, which produces MGYDYDICYKKEKENTFADALSRLPDFELLCLAISSISTDLLEDIKRSWTSDKDLQQLISQLQQNSISNHKFTWDNGLLRKNGKLVVGKDEGLRTKIVDLFHNSSIGGHSGMSATIKKIAAILYWKEMTKTVRNYIKECPVCQTSSTIAQVFVDNVYKLHGNPQTIISDRDAISPFEVLYGYPPPIHISYFPRDTAITAVDQQLQNKEDMIKVLK; this is translated from the exons ATGGGGTATGACTATGATATATGTtataagaaggaaaaagaaaatacatTTGCAGATGCTTTATCAAGGTTACCTGATTTTGAGTTGCTTTGTCTGGCCATTTCAAGCATTTCTACAGATTTATTAGAAGACATTAAAAGGAGTTGGACTTCAGATAAAGATTTACAGCAATTGATCTCTCAATTACAGCAAAATTCTATATCTAACCACAAGTTCACATGGGATAATGGGTTGCTGAGAAAGAATGGTAAGCTGGTTGTGGGAAAGGATGAAGGCTTGAGGACAAAGATTGTGGATTTATTCCATAATAGTAGTATAGGAGGCCATTCTGGTATGTCTGCTACTATCAAAAAGATTGCTGCTATATTATATTGGAAAGAGATGACGAAGACAGTCAGAAATTACATCAAAGAATGTCCAGTTTGTCAGACTT CTTCTACTATTGCACAAGTCTTTGTGGATAACGTCTACAAGCTCCATGGCAACCCTCAAACCATTATAAGTGATAGAGATGCT ATTTCACCTTTTGAAGTTCTTTATGGTTATCCTCCTCCTATTCATATTTCTTATTTTCCTAGGGACACTGCCATCACTGCTGTTGATCAACAGTTGCAGAATAAAGAAGATATGATTAAGGTGTTAAAGTAG